In the Plectropomus leopardus isolate mb chromosome 5, YSFRI_Pleo_2.0, whole genome shotgun sequence genome, one interval contains:
- the tada2a gene encoding transcriptional adapter 2-alpha: MRAVFKPHSRRRGRRHSFWILFCQNIKLMDRLASFGNDPFDKPPCRGCSSYLTEPYIKCAECGPSPFLLCLQCFTRGFEYKKHESDHKYEIMTSDFPVLEPGWTAQEEMALLEAVMDCGFGNWQDVAYQMRTKTKEECESHYMKNFINNPLFSSTLLSLRKTKDSRFAEGAIPFKPTDDPPRPTFDSVLSRDMAGYMPARADFMEEFDNYAEWDLKDIDFVDDDSDILRALKLSVVDIYHSRLKERQRRKKVIRDHGLINLRKFQMLERCYPKEVQELNDVMRRFARVVGPIEHDKFIESHALEFELRREIRRLQEYRKAGIKSFCSAKVYERVKRMREEERRKRTMLCDVLQYIQDGRACQQWLSKQAAIDAGITPAVTTITVSATGRRSAPPLNLTGLPGTEKLNEREKELCQVVRLVPGAYLEYKQALLNECRRQGGLRLAQARALIKIDVNKTRKIYDFLIKEGYITKA; this comes from the exons ATGCGAGCTGTCTTTAAACCTcacagcagaagaagaggacGAAGACATTCATTCTGGatattgttttgtcaaaatattaaacttaTGGATCGCCTGGCATCTTTTGGAA ATGATCCCTTTGATAAACCACCATGCAGAGGTTGCTCATCTTATCTAACTGAGCCTTACATCAAGTGTGCAGAATGTGGACCATCACCTTTTTTGCTCTGCCTCCAG TGTTTCACCAGAGGATTTGAATATAAGAAGCATGAAAGTGATCATAAATATGAAATCATG ACGTCAGACTTCCCCGTGCTGGAGCCTGGGTGGACAGCACAGGAGGAGATGGCCCTGTTGGAGGCAGTCATGGACTGTGGCTTTGGAAACTG GCAAGATGTGGCTTATCAAATGCGCACTAAGACCAAAGAGGAATGCGAGAGCCACTATATGAAGAATTTCATCAACAATCCGCTCTTCTCCTCCACCTTGCTCAGCCTCCGGAAAACAAAAGACTCTCGCTTTGCAGAGGGCGCTATTCCTTTCAAAC CCACTGATGATCCCCCTCGGCCCACATTTGACTCTGTGCTGTCTCGGGACATGGCTGGATACATGCCTGCCAGAGCAGACTTCATGGAG GAGTTTGACAACTATGCAGAATGGGATTTGAAAGACATTGACTTTGTGGATGATGATTCAGACATCCTACGTG CACTCAAGCTCTCAGTTGTTGATATATATCATTCAAGATTGAAGGAGAGACAACGTAGGAAAAA GGTAATCCGAGACCACGGACTGATCAACCTGCGCAAATTCCAGA TGCTGGAGCGATGCTACCCAAAGGAGGTGCAGGAGCTGAATGACGTCATGAGACGATTTGCCAGAGTGGTTGGACcgattgaacatgacaaattcATCGAAAGTCATGCAC TGGAGTTTGAGCTGAGGAGAGAGATCCGCAGGCTGCAGGAGTACAGAAAAGCAGGGATCAAGTCTTTCTGCA GTGCCAAGGTGTACGAGCGGGTGAAGCGGATGCGGGAGGAGGAGCGGAGGAAGAGGACCATGTTGTGTGATGTGCTGCAGTACATCCAGGATGGCAGAGCCTGCCAGCAGTGGCTCagcaaacaggctgcaat AGATGCTGGCATCACTCCAGCTGTCACAACAATCACGGTGTCAG CAACAGGTAGGCGGAGTGCCCCTCCTCTCAACCTGACTGGGCTGCCAGGAACAGAGAAACTCAACGAGCGGGAGAAAGAG TTATGCCAGGTGGTGCGTCTGGTGCCGGGGGCCTACCTGGAATACAAGCAGGCCTTGCTAAATGAGTGCAGACGGCAGGGCGGGCTGCGTCTGGCACAGGCCCGAGCGCTGATCAAGATCGACGTCAACAAGACACGCAAAATCTACGATTTCCTGATCAAGGAGGGATACATAACTAAGGCCTAG
- the dusp14 gene encoding dual specificity protein phosphatase 14 produces the protein MGSRSQGFFHHHHHHRSAMVPAVVPRLLPENGSLLGGIAQITPNLFLSRGNVASNRSLLLSKGITCVVNATIELPNFNWPHMEYVKVPLADMPHSPISLYFDSVADKIHSVGRKRGAVLVHCAAGVSRSASLCLAYLMKYHRVSLAEAHAWVKARRPVIRPNGGFWRQLIEYERKLFGRNSVKMVQTPYGVIPDVYERDRRSLAPYWGL, from the coding sequence ATGGGTTCCCGCAGCCAAGGTTTCttccatcaccatcaccatcatcgtaGCGCCATGGTGCCTGCTGTGGTGCCGAGGCTGCTGCCTGAGAATGGCAGCCTGCTGGGGGGCATTGCGCAAATCACCCCCAACCTCTTCCTCAGCAGAGGGAATGTGGCGTCCAACCGCAGCCTGCTGCTGTCCAAAGGCATCACCTGCGTGGTCAACGCCACCATTGAGCTCCCCAACTTCAACTGGCCACACATGGAGTATGTGAAGGTCCCTTTGGCAGATATGCCCCACTCCCCTATCTCCTTGTACTTTGATAGTGTTGCTGATAAGATCCACAGCGTGGGACGGAAGCGTGGGGCTGTGTTGGTGCACTGTGCGGCAGGAGTGAGCCGCTCAGCCTCTTTGTGTCTGGCGTACCTCATGAAGTATCACCGTGTGTCTCTGGCTGAGGCCCACGCCTGGGTCAAAGCCCGCCGTCCCGTCATAAGGCCCAATGGCGGCTTCTGGCGCCAGCTCATCGAGTACGAGAGGAAGCTGTTTGGTAGAAACTCTGTTAAGATGGTGCAGACGCCCTACGGGGTCATACCTGATGTTTATGAGAGGGACCGCAGGAGCCTGGCTCCGTACTGGGGCCTGTGA